CGCCCCTCGGCGCCCGCCCGGCAGCCCGGAATGATGAAGAAGAACAATTCCACCAAGAGGGTGAGTACGTCCGCCCGCCCCGTGGCCGCCGCTGACTTTGTGCCCCGAGGACCCCGGCCCCGTCGGACCCGCGGGCGGCCGGCTTGGGGACCGGGGACACCCCGCGCCAGCCCCCTCCttccggcccggcccggcccggtcTCCGGTCCCCTTAGCTTCGGCCTCTGTGCGCCGGGCCCGCGACGAGGTACCGCgggggcttttgtttgtttacttgggCCGGGGGTTAACTTGGCTGAGTTTCTGCCCCGACCCCCGGCCTCGCCTTCCCCGGGCGGCGGGCGGCCGCTGGCAGCAAGCTCTGCAGCGGCGAGAagacaatgagaaataaaatgctgTAAAGCCCGGCGCGGCGTGGAGGggcgctgggggagggggcggggggcccgGCGGAGCCCCGATGGCCACCCCTCGGCTCCGGCCCGGCCCTCACCCCTGGCACGGGCGATTCCAGTTGTTTATTTGGAAgaaggggggaggggagcggTGGGGACGCGAGTTCCTTGGAGTGAAAGGCTCTGAAGAAGTGGGGAGCGAACGCGGGGCTCCCCGACTCCAGCTGCGGCGGGGCGGACGCGGGGAGGAGACCGGGGACTCGGGAGGGCGCGGGGGAAGGAACGCGAGGAGGAAAAAGCTGCGACCACCTAACCGTGCGATTCTCGTCCGACTCGCGGGGGCAGGGGCCTCAGGATGGAAACCATCAGTGTGCACCGCCTGAGAAGGTCGGCTGGGTCCGGAAATTCTGCGGGAAAGGGATTTTCAGGGAGATTTGGAAAAACCGCTACGTGGTGCTGAAAGGGGACCAGCTCTACATCTCTGAAAAGGAGGTAGGTGCCCTTGCCGCTAACTACCCAGTGTTCTCATAGTCCTGACCTGGTCTTTCCGAAGGGGTGTTGTATGTACTTCTCATCTCCCCCTTCCCTCACTCATTTTGTTCAGCGGTCCGGCTGGTCTCTACCCCCATCTTATCTGCAGAGAAAGGTCGCCCTTCAGTGAGAGGACCCGAGTTAGAATTAGAAGTTGCATCTTATTTAaagattttcctttgaaaataccTTTCTGATAACCATGATAACTCCCTCCCAAGATGTCCCCAAAACTCTTAAGTGTCCCCTACTGTCCCCTACCCTCTCCTGGCCTCGAGCTGACCgtaggattcttttttctttgctgttgctGCCGAAACACCCTGTTCAGCttattcctccctccttcctgcccccccaGCCCAGCTAGCCTCCCCTTTCCTGCCTCTCACAGAGACATATGCAAGTCGTATCAGCAGTCCAGCTGCTCCAAATcacagaaaacacacatacatccaGAGGCTGTCTCACGTGACCTCAGGTAGAGTATTTGTAAGTGGCAGTTATTTCTCTTGAAGCCAGTGTTCTTAATTAACATGTTctctgttccccacccccactccacttaaaaacaaagaagcaaggaACTCATTCTCCATTCCTTCCTACCCAGCACTGGCCCCCACCCCAATTATATCAGAAGGGAGAGTGGAGTTCTGAACCCCTGCATGTCTCTGTCTTTGGCTCTAtagttaaaatgaaaacagtccaCGTTGGGTCAGAACCTGAGCCCACATATTGAATCCAAActcttctctgttttttgtttttgttttttttttaattttattagttggaggctaattacttcacaacatttcagtgggttttgtcatacattgatatgaatcagccatagagttacacgtattccccatcccgatcccccctcccacctccctctccacccgattcctatCCCTAATTCTTGGGCTCAATAACACATAGgcatgtggagaaactgaaattgCCCCTCCGTGGTTAGAAGCCATTCCAGTCCCTATCTCTGTGACTGTGAGTTCCCTCACCAGGGGCTAACTGGGAAGTCCTCCCTGAGTTCTAACCTCTTCTGCTTTCTGCTTAGACTATATTTAGGTAAATAAATCCTTTTATGGTATTGAAACAAGACACACACGCAGTCCTGGGGAAAGTATTCATCTTGAACAGAACATCTACCGAAGCAGCTAAGAAAGAACTAAGCTATGCCAGGGCCAAAGAGATCCCTCTTAAGGGTGTTTAAACCTTGCTGTTTACACTAAGCTGAGAACTTGGTGTTGGAGTGAGGTGAGAAAAAACTTTGACAGGAGAATTTATCTTTAAGGGTCACCTCTACCCAACCCCAAATCCTacccaagtttttgtttttgtttttttcacaattTGCTgactttctagttttttttttcttttttaaagcaaatgtccAAGTGTATCTCCTGTCTTCCCTGAACTTCATAATGGCAGGAAACTCTAGTGAGCAATCGGGGAGAACTTCCCACACGTCAGTGGGGAAAACATGAGATCAGGGAAAGGGTAGGAggaacaagactttttttttttttttcttatttgtaccAATCTGAAAAACAGTCTGGGGATGAAAGAGTGTGACGGACCCTTATTTGTGGAGGAAGGGGTACTGAGACAGGGGAAAGAATGGAATGACCTCAGCCTAGGATGTCTGGTGTCCTGTGAGTCAGGAACATCTGACCAGTCATGGGGGCAGAGGAAGGCATAGGAAGAGGGAACAAGCCTTTTGGTATTACTCTTCTTTGGAGCCAGTTTCCATGCTTCAAAGGCCTAGGCTAAAGGTGAAACTGATCAAGGATGTAGGCTGTATTCTGTCCCCTTCCTGAAAGCTCCAGAGCCGACAGaattaagagtttttaaaaatgtactatgATATCTGTAATTTACATGTTAATGCAAGGAAATCCCTAACCCTCTGTCCTAGAATTTGCACCAGTCTTTTCCTTTCGAGGCAAGTGCCTCGACCAAAGAAATCCTTCTGTATTTGTTAATAACTGTTTTCCTCATTCTCAGTCAAAGAGCACCTTTTGACCATGGGGCTGATGTATAGGAACAGAAACTAGACCTTTGGGAGACCTCATGGTAGAGGAAATTGAGTTCAGTGCATCTTTTTTGGCAAGCATGGGAAAAATTCCTTTCTGTTGCCTAAAGACAAAGAATCCAGGGAAAGGAAGGGTTGACCTTGGCGAGTGGTAATTATAAATGAGACTGTATGAATGAGAtggggaaaaacaaaatacagtggGGAACTAGGGACCTGGAGCTGTCCATCTTCCCTGGGCACTGGAATACGCATCTCACTGCTTGTCTTACCCCATCTCCTACCCCTGCCGTATGCAGGGTTGACCTCTGTCAGTGTCTCATGCTTCCCAGAGCTGCTTATCAGTCGTGTCCAAGCCAGAAtacctcccttcccttccctcccttcccttcccctcccctcccctcccctcccctaaggaaaacagaaacaagtaACTCTCTTCCCCTGGCTACATACACACACCCAGCACTTTCCTCTCCAAGATTTCTGGCCTCTGCTGATAGTCTCAGCTctgaggaaggagggggagaggagtGAGGCACCACCCTGCATCCATGCGCCCATGTTTCTGGGAATTGTTCTGGGACACCCCTTGCCAGCATCTTGTCCATTTCCACCCACAATCCTTCAAGGCCCCTGCCGCTCCCTAGCCCAAAGCCAGGATAGGGGAGAGGCCTGGAGGAGCCACAACAGGTTGAAACAAACAAAGGTGGGTGTGTGAGCGGCCATTCACCTGAATGGGCCTGCGTCCCCTGGGTCTAGCAGCAAGTCAGAAGGATGGGCAGATACAAGAGCAGAGATGGGTTGGGGGATGGAAGAGAGAACCACGCAGATAGATGAAGTCACCTCCACGCTCACAGTTCCTATGTCAGAACTTGTGAAGTGGGGACTCTTTTGTGAAATAATTCCAGTCAGGGAGGGTAGATACCACCCAAGGAACATATGACGCTATGTCTATCTGTTTAGTTTTAACAAGTGCTGGTGGTTGTCATCTCTCATCCCAAGAAGACATGAACAGGCTCATTCCCCAGGGTCTTCAGCCTCAGGTGCAAGTAGCAGAGGGTGAAAGGGTTTTCTAATCACAGACTCCTCCTCTGGGCCAGTGACAAAGTCTTCTCTCCTCTTGTAAGACAGATCACAACTTCAGAGGGCCAGAGCCGTGGGATCACCTCAGGGGAGAAGAGGAAAATCCCTGAGGGCTTTAAAACGGACCTTGACAGAAATTTAGTGGAATTTGCTTTGTGGCGCTCACCCTGTGGGATCAGAGGATATAGACAGAGTTGTGGTCTTCCATTAGACATTCAGCAAGAGAGTTAAGAGCCAAATGATGGATAAAGCTGCTAAGGGTGGAGCCGGTTGCAGGATAGATTCTACAAGCAGGAAGGGCTCAGTTTAGACACAAGGAAGAACTTCCTGACTATAAGGGCTCAAACTGGAATCATGGGAAGAGGTAGCAGAACACTCTTTCCAAGTAGTCCTCCAGGGAGAGTATAAACGTATCTTTGCCTAGAGCGAAGTGGGTGACTTTAGTGGCGTCTCAAGCCTGCAGGAGCTACATTGGGTTGTCAATGGTACCTTGGAAGGAATAAGGTGAGGTAGGAACTACAAGTGTATTTTTCACCCTATCTGAACAAACCTAACACAGAGGTGGCTGTCCCTGTGGTGCTGAAATGAAGGAGATAGATGAGTCTTATCATAATAGAATATATTTAAGGAAGGAGCTAAATGAGGGTAAGAAAGCATCAACATACACATAAGAAAGGGGAGGCCCTCCATTCTCTCCAGACATCCCCTAATGTTGGCTCTGCCTTTACCTTCTCTGGACAGTCAAGGGCCATCCAGGTCTTGCTTACTTCAGAATGGTAGGATTAAAGTATGAGCCCTATAACGGTGTCCTTTGAAGGACAAAGTAGGAATCATAATGAAGAGACCTACTGGGGTTCTGGAAAGAGTAGCTTGGCTGAGGGGAGTTGGGATGAGGAGTTTAAATGAAAACCCATGCGAGGAATCAGGACTTGGGGTCCCCCCTACTGTCAGGCCTCTATGAGCCTTGGGTAGGACAGCCTTTTCCTATCCTGTCATCCCTCCCTTCTCAGGCTTCTTCTGGTTCCCAAGACGGGTCTAAACTAACAGTTTGGGAGAAGGGACTAAGTAATTTTAATCCTCATCACCTCATCTCCAATCCTCCCCTAggtaaaagatgagaaaaacattCAAGAGGTGTTTGACCTGAGTGACTATGAGAAGTGTGAAGAGCTCCGGAAATCCAAGAGCAGGAGCAAGAAGAATCATAGCAAGTTCACTCTTGCCCACTCCAAACAGCCCGGGAACACGGTATGCTCCTCCTGCCACCTTGGCCCAGGAGCATGGACCGGGTCAGGGGTGTGGAGGCCAGAGGAGAACACCTTCCCCTTTGGGATCTCTGTCAGCAGTTTGACTCAGAGGCCCTGAATTACTGCTCTCCTACcagcttttattatttaatcTGAGAACatggtggccatttccttccttccaggcAAGCCAGCCTTTAAACTGTCCAGCCACAaaaatcatctctctctctcagtctctcgctctcagatacacacacacacacccctcttggAAAGCAGTCACTTTTCCCTGTTCCATGATAGGTGGTTGAAATTCTGAATCTAATTTCTCTTGTCTGAGGGAACCCAGGGAAGCCATTCCTGTCACATTCTATCTCTTCAGACATTTAAAGATCTTTATTTTAgtacctgtccttcaccaaacCTCTTCTAATTATCTCTAGTGCTGTATTAATATCCAGTTCCCTTCAGAGCTCCTCCTCGGTCATTTCTAAAACAGCCTCCAAGCAAGAGCATCTTGCAGTAGAGGCTGATTTCCTTAAGTTACAGGTAACTCCGGAAGTAGAATCTCTCTCCTTCCAAGAGCTGGGTCTAAGAGAGTGAAGTTTAACTTCTCATTTCTACACTGTCAAGGTGAGGCCAGCTCTATAAAAACCCTGACTGAAACGCAAATCTTCTCACAGGCACCTAACCTGATCTTCCTGGCAGTGAGTCCAGAAGAGAAGGAATCCTGGATCAGTGCCCTCAACTCCGCCATCACCCGAGCCAAGAACCGCGTCTTGGATGAGGTTAGGGGGGCTAATTGTGGGGAGGTGGACACTGAGGCACGGGGAGCAGGGTGACTCTTAAAGACAGAAGAGGATGGTGCAGGCCCCATTTACTAGCTCCCCGCCAGCTCTGCTGCTTCATCTCCCTTTTGAAAGCCCTGTTCACCTCTTGGCTTCTCTCTAAGTCTTTTCTGCCAGCTCCTGTTTCCCTGCTTTCTGATGCATGGGCCAGCCTAAGAAGCCCCTTCATGTCCCATAAATTCCTTGCCCTTAGATTTGCTCAGGAGCAGTTCCTGAGCTGGGGGTTATTTCCCAGTCCAGGCATGTTCAGGCCTCAGGGGAAGCTGGTCTGGGACAAGGAGTCTCTGAATAGCACCCATGACTCACAGCGCATCTCTTCAGGTCACCGTTGAGGAGGACAGCTATCTCGCCCACCCTACTAGAGACAGGGCAAAAATCCAGCACTCCCGCCGCCCTCCGACTCGGGGACACCTAATGGCTGTGGTATGTAAGGctataagaaagtaaaaattgcTGAAGGGCTAACTCCATGTCAGTTCATCTCAGATGGGACTGTATGGCATTTGTGTACCAAGGTCAAAAGCTAGGAAAGTCCCTTCACCCTGTTCCCTTTCTCGATTCCTccaaaccaaaaatatttatCCTACTGTGAATTTGAAAGATGTGCCCTCAGTAGGGGCTTCCAGTTGGTCCTAGTGGTAaggagcccgcctgccaatgcaggagatgccagttcgatccctgggtctggaagatcccctggaggagggtatggcaacccactccagtattcttgcctggagaatcccatggacagaggagcctggagggctacagtctatggggtcgctaagagtcaagacatgactgaagcgacttagcacatatggaTGCCTTAATAGATTTAGCATCTTTTGAGGAAAATGAGATACACTCACaaggaaagtgagaaatagaagaGATGAATACTATGAGGCAATGTAAGATGCTGTCTGGTGGCTAGCTATCCTGACAGGTAAGAGCATTACGTATTGCAGGCATTTAGAGGAGCAAGGATTTTCTTTCACTTGTATGAGCTCAAAGTCTCTAGGGAATGAGGCTCTCAGGTATAGTAGAAAGAGTGTGGGCTTTGAAATCAGACAAAACTGGGTTGGAATCAGCTTTGCTGAAGCTGCCCACCTCCAGCTGTAAAGTGGGGCCGTAATCGTGCCCATGTGAAGGGCTGCTGTGAGGAATGATTGAGATAACATATGTATGTTACATGTGAGGTGTGTTACATGTGAGGTGTGTTACATGTGAGgtgttgaataatttttttaagtatttttttatcttttgaaaaattacaGTATTTTACCCTGTAAAAAATTACAGTATCCTGGAAATAGAACAAGTTTTATTCAAAGGCAAGGGGTTCTGAGGTCCAAATTGCAGAGTGGGTTGAGGTGTGTGGCTCAGAGGATACAGAAGAAAAGAACAGTTACACTGCCATGCCAGGCATCCTGTGTGTGTCAGACCCAGTTGATGCTGAGAGTCCACAACACGGAAGGAAGAGACACTGTTCAGAAAGCTCGTGGGAAAGTGGAAAATATGGGAAACAAGAGAAATTACTTTAAATCACAGAAATATGAAAGAATTAAGTTTAAATCACCATCAACTGAATAAGAAAGCGCAAACAAAGTCAGAGGGCTCTGTCAggagtgggggcttctcattcAGGGAAGGCACGTTGAGGAGGGAAATGACCACAGCTTGCTTCTTCCCTTTCAGACAGGCAGTCCTGAAATGCCCATGGATGACAATCTACCCCCTTCCTTCCCGCCCTCTCCCTCCAGGCTTCAACCTCTACCTCGGATGGGATGCTGACCTTGGACCTGATCCAGGAGGAAGACCCTTCCCCTGAGGAGCCAACCTCCTGTGCTGAGAGCTTCCGGGTCGACCTGGATAAGTCTGTGGCCCAGCTCGCAGGCAGCCGGCGGAGAGCAGACTCGGATCGTGTCCAGCCCTCCTCGGACCGGGCAGGCGGCCTTCCCCGACTCTGGGAAAAGCCAGACAAAGGGGCCACCTACACCCCACAGGCACCCAAGAAGTTGACCGCCACAGAAAAAAGCCGTTGTGCCTCCCTGGAGGAGATCTTGTCTCAGCGGGACGCTGCACCAGCCCACACCCTCCAACGACGGGCCGAggaccccccaacccccatcccaccccacccggGGCAGCTGTCCCGGATCCAGGACCTGGTAGCCAGGAAACTGGAGAAGACTCAGGAGCTGCTGGCAGAGGTTCAGGGACTGGGAGACGGGAAGCGAAAGGCCAAGGACCCCCCTCGGTCTCCTCCCGATTCTGAGTCAGAGCAGCTGCTGCTGGAGACGGAGCGGCTGCTGGGAGAGGCATCGTCGAATTGGAGCCAGGCGAAGAGGGTGCTGCAGGAGGTCAGGGAGCTGAGGGACCTGTACAGACAGATGGACCTGCAGACCCCCGACTCCCACCTCAGACAGACCACCCAGCACAGTCACTACCGGAAGAGCCTGATGTGAAGGCCAGTGCCAGAGTCTGGAACTCGTGGGGGTGGACAGATTCTTCTCTCCAAGTGTTGCAGGATAAAAGCTTTTTTATTTACCtcagtcaaaaaagaaaacaaaaacacaatcgAATTCGTTGCTCTTGCTGCTGCCTGACCCTCCTACAGTCCTTATTTCCCAACCTCCTGTCCTTCCTTCCCCCCGTCTGTCTCTGAGCCCTAAACTGCCTCAGGTGTGAGGAGCAGGTGACCCCCTACAGCAATATTAAGAAGCTTTCACCTGGATGAAGAGAGGGTCATGAAGGCTCAGTTTGACCATTTGACCCACACACACCCTCTGAAGTGTGAGGAATAACCTGCTGCTCCCAACCATGTGTTTGGGCTCCTAAGTttagagggggaggggagggggcttctCTTATGTCCCATTCCAAGTTTTCAATCTGAGGGTGAAATTTCAGCTGCTCGACTCTAGAGATGTGAGAGCCAGTGCCACCTGTCCATGCACACAGAAGTGAAGTTTATCCCAGCCCCAAGGAAGATTTGTGCAATTAAAATCCTCCCTGACCCCACCAGGCACTGGCTTCTCATGCCTAGCAGCCTCTGATTGAGATCAAGCTGCCCAGCTTTCTTAATATGAGGTGTTTCTTCCCTTCATCTCTCACACCCTTCCCGATTCAGAGATACAACCCTGGACGGAGGGTATGGGTTTGGATTTGGCTGGAGGTGCCTAGCACAGGAGAACCAGGGATAGTCAACCCGACAGAAAACCAAACTAAAAAAGAAACTGACTTGTGATGCATTGGATGAAGGGGAAAACCAAGTATGTGCCCGGTTCCTCTTTCGGCCAAGCTCGGGTTTCCTGtagcctctccctctccttcctcaagCCTCACTTCCAATACTAATCAAGCCCAAGCTTTAGAAAAACATCTTTACACTCACACCACCATCCTCCCGACCACCTTTGGGGTCACCAGACTCCCCTGCATCCTTGGCTGTGGGGAGCCTTTTTGATTGCTTCTTTCCTCTGAAGTTTCTAAGATCAAGTTAATAACAGTGATAGTGTCAAGAGATGAGTCATAAAGGCAAGATATGAATGATTTTGGGAAAGAAGGGAACAGATAGCCCCTTGAATCAAATGAaaggtcaaaaaaaaaacccttggaAATACAGTTGacacttgaaaaatacaagggttAATCCACCTGTAACTTAGCAGCCATACCCGTGGTTCCTCTGCATCTGAGGATTAAAGCAACTACAGGCTGTGCtgtagtatttattgaaaaatatctgcatgtaagtggacctgtgcagttcaaacctgggttgttcaagggtcaactgcagaCCGCTTGTTAGCTTCTTTATCCTCTTCCCTAGATTTCCTCTAACCTCCAGAAGCCAAAACCTAGAGCTCCCCTAAgggtgagagggaggaaggggagaaaatggaaacaaacgaCATCTTGGCCACAAGGCTGCCCTCATGTGACACTCAGGAGGATgggtaaaaggaaaacaaactccTTTGGGCAAGACCCTCAATTGCAGTTCTTGTGCTCATGATTTTACTCCATAATTCAACATAAGCAAGATGGTGGAATCTAAGTTGAACATCTGTAGGAAAGAGATTCTCACATTTTTGGTCCCCACCACTCGCAGTCATGAAGATTTTTCCTAGATCT
This portion of the Cervus canadensis isolate Bull #8, Minnesota chromosome 2, ASM1932006v1, whole genome shotgun sequence genome encodes:
- the PLEKHO1 gene encoding pleckstrin homology domain-containing family O member 1 isoform X2, encoding MAVASTSTSDGMLTLDLIQEEDPSPEEPTSCAESFRVDLDKSVAQLAGSRRRADSDRVQPSSDRAGGLPRLWEKPDKGATYTPQAPKKLTATEKSRCASLEEILSQRDAAPAHTLQRRAEDPPTPIPPHPGQLSRIQDLVARKLEKTQELLAEVQGLGDGKRKAKDPPRSPPDSESEQLLLETERLLGEASSNWSQAKRVLQEVRELRDLYRQMDLQTPDSHLRQTTQHSHYRKSLM
- the PLEKHO1 gene encoding pleckstrin homology domain-containing family O member 1 isoform X1, producing MMKKNNSTKRGPQDGNHQCAPPEKVGWVRKFCGKGIFREIWKNRYVVLKGDQLYISEKEVKDEKNIQEVFDLSDYEKCEELRKSKSRSKKNHSKFTLAHSKQPGNTAPNLIFLAVSPEEKESWISALNSAITRAKNRVLDEVTVEEDSYLAHPTRDRAKIQHSRRPPTRGHLMAVASTSTSDGMLTLDLIQEEDPSPEEPTSCAESFRVDLDKSVAQLAGSRRRADSDRVQPSSDRAGGLPRLWEKPDKGATYTPQAPKKLTATEKSRCASLEEILSQRDAAPAHTLQRRAEDPPTPIPPHPGQLSRIQDLVARKLEKTQELLAEVQGLGDGKRKAKDPPRSPPDSESEQLLLETERLLGEASSNWSQAKRVLQEVRELRDLYRQMDLQTPDSHLRQTTQHSHYRKSLM